Proteins found in one Nilaparvata lugens isolate BPH unplaced genomic scaffold, ASM1435652v1 scaffold7538, whole genome shotgun sequence genomic segment:
- the LOC120356697 gene encoding uncharacterized protein LOC120356697, which yields MQDRYWTLETGGEFRLLETRDRRTLCLTWCGREMVQCRSELIMESMWPLRDRAICTPTQTLWRRDLQVFLLSYQQANPSPEMRAGLRGIQGRLQCQTGMQQSYLLHYSSGTGRTWCCVFQ from the exons ATGCAGGACAGATATTGGACTCTGGAAACTGGAGGTGAATTCAGGCTGTTGGAGACAAGAG atCGTCGAACGCTCTGTTTGACCTGGTGTGGCAGGGAGATGGTTCAGTGTCGTTCAGAGCTAATAATGGAAAGTATGTGGCCACTAAGAGATCGGGCCATCTGTACGCCAACTCAGACACTGTGGCGACGAGACCTGCAAGTATTTCTTCTATCTTATCAACAG GCCAATCCTAGTCCTGAAATGCGAGCAGGGCTTCGTGGGATACAAGGCAGGCTCCAATGTCAGACTGGAATGCAACAGAGCTACTTACTGCACTATTCAAGTGGAACGGGGAGAACGTGGTGTTGTGTATTTCAAAG